A window of Sphingobium herbicidovorans contains these coding sequences:
- a CDS encoding type II secretion system protein N, producing MRVPFRDNIQSFGSRLAPIEWPRVIEKLLLGVLALQCARLVWAVLTPVGSFGPWEGRQAQFPSVAARQALFSSFDPFYRAGPQQAAGGGVVTSLALTVYGIRLNEGSGLGSAIVAGPDGVQNSFAVGEEILPGVVLKAVAFDHITIDRGGAEEQVFLDQSQPASDAPAPGEGAPPVPVTGIDNPTADGLKRDIGFAPRMQNGRITGLILTGRGPTFQNAGFQPGDIVTQVDGQPVGSPSDLQALQGKIVPGARISLTVERGASLSTINLTLQGQ from the coding sequence ATGCGCGTGCCGTTCCGCGACAATATTCAGAGCTTTGGCAGCCGGCTGGCGCCGATCGAATGGCCGCGCGTCATCGAAAAGCTGTTGCTCGGCGTTCTCGCCCTGCAATGCGCGCGACTGGTATGGGCGGTGCTGACGCCGGTCGGCAGCTTTGGGCCATGGGAAGGCAGGCAGGCGCAGTTTCCCAGCGTGGCCGCGCGGCAGGCATTGTTTTCCAGCTTCGATCCGTTTTACCGGGCGGGACCGCAGCAGGCGGCGGGTGGCGGTGTCGTCACTTCGCTGGCGCTGACCGTTTACGGCATCCGGCTGAATGAGGGATCGGGGCTGGGGTCGGCAATCGTCGCTGGTCCAGATGGCGTGCAGAACAGTTTTGCGGTTGGTGAAGAGATATTGCCGGGCGTGGTGCTCAAGGCGGTTGCGTTCGATCATATCACCATCGATCGGGGCGGCGCTGAGGAGCAAGTGTTCCTCGACCAGTCGCAGCCTGCATCTGATGCGCCCGCGCCGGGGGAAGGCGCGCCGCCTGTGCCCGTGACCGGCATCGACAACCCAACGGCGGATGGCTTGAAGCGCGACATCGGCTTTGCGCCACGCATGCAGAATGGCCGTATCACCGGCCTGATCCTGACGGGGCGCGGGCCGACGTTCCAGAATGCCGGGTTCCAGCCCGGCGATATCGTCACCCAGGTCGATGGACAGCCGGTTGGTTCTCCCAGCGATCTTCAGGCGCTGCAGGGCAAGATTGTCCCCGGAGCGCGGATTTCCCTTACTGTCGAGCGTGGCGCGAGCCTTTCGACGATCAACCTAACCCTGCAGGGCCAATGA